Proteins encoded within one genomic window of Streptomyces sp. GSL17-111:
- a CDS encoding protein rep — protein sequence MTNDKALKGCGRSAIAGGVSVVMNGGVAHLTGVATCGKIHLCPVCSAKIRAARSEEIDTVTGAWQAAGHGLAMMTLTLRHYRRMPLGTTRRRERGGLVAVQHDAWITAFGSRAGKMWQRLQEDHGIVGYVRVWECTVGADHGWHPHFHVLLFTSAPWTRDRADAFEGAARARWVRSVEKAGGYRPNDKGVKVDVPRPQDARQFSRYLFKSQDGKARFERWAPGAELARTDMKHGRRASRTPFEVAEGAAAGLADDVPLWHEYERAAHGIRAMYWSNGLRALLAELVELDDRTDEEIAAEEIGGEGVALIPAETWYGAVLRYRGRSLELLRAAESGGVTAVQALISGWGLEWGRDVLPAPVPDAD from the coding sequence GTGACGAACGACAAGGCTCTGAAGGGGTGCGGCCGGTCCGCCATCGCGGGCGGCGTCTCGGTCGTGATGAACGGCGGCGTCGCCCACCTGACCGGCGTCGCGACGTGCGGGAAGATCCACCTCTGCCCGGTGTGCTCCGCGAAGATCCGGGCCGCCAGGTCCGAGGAGATCGACACCGTCACCGGCGCGTGGCAGGCGGCCGGTCACGGGCTGGCGATGATGACCCTGACCCTGCGGCACTACCGGCGGATGCCGCTCGGTACGACCCGGCGCCGGGAGCGCGGCGGGCTGGTCGCAGTTCAGCACGACGCGTGGATCACTGCGTTCGGAAGCCGCGCCGGGAAGATGTGGCAGCGGCTCCAGGAAGACCACGGGATTGTCGGCTACGTCCGCGTCTGGGAGTGCACCGTGGGCGCGGACCACGGATGGCACCCGCACTTCCACGTACTGCTGTTCACGTCGGCACCGTGGACCCGCGACCGTGCCGACGCCTTCGAGGGGGCCGCCCGCGCCCGCTGGGTCCGCTCGGTGGAGAAGGCGGGCGGCTACCGGCCGAACGACAAGGGCGTCAAGGTCGATGTCCCCCGGCCGCAGGACGCCCGGCAGTTCAGCCGGTACCTGTTCAAGAGCCAGGACGGCAAGGCTCGGTTCGAGCGCTGGGCGCCCGGCGCCGAGCTTGCCCGCACCGACATGAAGCACGGACGCCGGGCGTCCCGCACCCCGTTCGAGGTGGCCGAGGGCGCGGCGGCCGGGCTCGCCGACGACGTGCCGCTGTGGCACGAGTACGAGCGGGCCGCCCACGGCATCCGCGCCATGTACTGGTCCAACGGCTTGCGCGCGTTGCTGGCCGAGCTGGTGGAACTGGACGACCGGACTGACGAGGAGATCGCGGCCGAGGAGATCGGCGGCGAAGGCGTGGCGCTCATCCCCGCCGAGACCTGGTACGGCGCCGTCCTCCGCTACCGGGGCCGCTCGCTGGAGTTGCTCCGGGCGGCCGAGTCCGGCGGCGTCACGGCGGTCCAGGCCCTCATCTCCGGATGGGGTCTGGAGTGGGGGAGGGACGTCCTCCCGGCGCCCGTCCCGGACGCGGACTGA